One Thunnus maccoyii chromosome 14, fThuMac1.1, whole genome shotgun sequence genomic window carries:
- the vent gene encoding ventral expressed homeobox translates to MANFSVEWLSQSYYTTQRDTEEMTPKKDAALYSKVHNEIVDFTKESRSQYSPTSPNNSCGYTSGSESEVGDDSEGEATQQRRMRTKFTSEQISKLENTFSKHKYLGATQRRKLAEKLNLSETQVKTWFQNRRMKMKREVQDMRPEFLSVPAALLPPVLFQHPVLSRQLPFYPQLQPLHRTSLPPPLHQHRTHPVILPPPFY, encoded by the exons ATGGCAAACTTCTCTGTGGAGTGGCTTTCCCAAAGTTATTATACAACGCAAAGGGACACTGAGGAGATGACTCCAAAGAAGGATGCTGCGCTTTATTCAAAAGTCCATAATGAAATTGTGGATTTTACAAAGGAATCAAGAAGCCAATACTCTCCGACCTCGCCAAACA ATAGTTGTGGCTACACATCAGGGTCTGAGAGTGAGGTTGGAGACGACAGCGAGGGGGAAGCAACCCAGCAGCGAAGGATGAGGACCAAGTTCACCTCAGAGCAAATCAGCAAACTGGAGAATACCTTCAGCAAGCACAAATATTTGGGCGCCACGCAGAGAAGGAAGCTTGCTGAGAAGCTGAATCTTTCTGAAACTCAG GTGAAAACGTGGTTCCAGAacaggaggatgaagatgaaacGGGAGGTGCAGGATATGCGGCCTGAGTTCCTGTCGGTCCCGGCCGCTCTCCTGCCGCCTGTGTTGTTTCAGCACCCCGTCCTGAGTAGACAGCTCCCCTTCTACCCGCAGCTGCAGCCGCTCCACAGGACGAGCCTCCCCCCTCCTCTGCACCAGCACCGCACCCACCCTGTCATCCTGCCCCCACCCTTCTACTGA
- the vox gene encoding ventral homeobox, translating into MVKYFSVDWLAQSHHNTAAREEHGDVTDIAPTCRPHIPCVVQPRPPTYGKGYLQPKPRPSKPAEHMDPVESSAHQDSSLCSPLHPTNCASPISEISGYSSGYESEAASSECLSVDEGSEVERDGPQRRVRTKFTPEQISKLEKIFNKHKYLDAGERVKTAQKLNLTETQVRTWFQNRRMKLKREVQDYLAPQVPPVMFQPLPPVQYHGMAGQQPHYSSASPAFYPLPVPQLVLQQQMPPQHPPRVMIHNPHFY; encoded by the exons ATGGTGAAATACTTTTCTGTGGACTGGCTTGCCCAGAGCCATCACAACACCGCGGCGAGAGAGGAGCACGGAGATGTCACGGATATTGCGCCGACCTGCAGGCCACATATTCCCTGCGTGGTGCAGCCGCGCCCTCCGACTTATGGCAAGGGTTACCTGCAGCCAAAACCCAGACCATCAAAGCCCGCTGAGCACATGGATCCAGTGGAGAGCAGCGCGCATCAGGACTCCAGCCTGTGCTCACCTTTGCATCCAACAAACTGCGCCTCACCAA TTTCAGAAATCAGCGGCTACTCCTCCGGGTACGAGAGCGAAGCGGCTTCCTCTGAGTGTCTCTCTGTGGATGAGGGAAGCGAGGTGGAGAGAGACGGACCACAGCGCCGTGTGCGCACAAAGTTCACCCCCGAGCAGATCAGCAAACTGGAAAAGATCTTCAACAAGCACAAATACCTGGATGCTGGCGAGAGAGTGAAGACAGCGCAGAAGCTGAACCTCACAGAAACTCAG gtgagGACCTGGTTTCAGAACAGGAGGATGAAGCTGAAACGGGAGGTGCAGGACTACCTCGCTCCCCAAGTCCCACCGGTGATGTTCCAGCCTCTGCCCCCGGTTCAGTACCACGGCATGGCTGGACAGCAACCTCACTACTCCTCAGCCAGCCCGGCCTTTTACCCACTCCCTGTCCCGCAGCTGGTCCTCCAGCAGCAGATGCCCCCTCAACACCCCCCGCGTGTCATGATCCACAACCCACATTTCTACTGA